The DNA segment GTTAAATGCCGGCTTGACCGGCTCGGCCGGATTGACGTCCATCAATTTGACGGTGATTATCTGAATGCCCGCGTCGTAAACGTTCAGGATTTTCTGGAGCTCCTGCTGGGACAAATAATCTATTTCCTCCCGTTTGACCGTGAGCACCTCGTCCACCGAAAAATCTCCCGTAAGACGCCGCATGACCACCTCGGATATGTCCCGGATGTTATTTATGGGGTTGCGCGTCGCAAAAAGCAGTTTGACCGGATCTTTTATTTTAAACTGCACAATCCAGCGCACATCCAGAATGTTCAAGTCTCCGGTAAGCATCAGGGACTGGCCGTTCGCCTCTTTTCCATAATGCCTTGAGCGCGCCCCCGGATCCTGCATTCTCAGGCCGAATTCCTCCTTGAAAACCTTCTCCACCTTGATGGGCGTCACGCGGTCAATTCCAAAAGGGAGCTTGACGTGCAATCCCGGAGACGCCAGCCCGATATATTTGCCGAATCTCTGCCGCACCCCCGCTTCGTCCGGGCCAACGGAATAAATTATGCCCCCCAGCCCTATGAGGATAACAATACCCGCGATAATCCACGGCAGATATTTCATGGAAGCCTTGAGCTTCCTTCTGCCCCCGTCAATAATCTCGTCGGGCGTATATGTTTTTTCCCATTCCATAACAACCTTCCTTTCGTTTATCCCGTCTGTTTCACATGCGGCCAACAAGAATGAATCTTGAACGTTACTTTTCAATGCTGTAATGCGCGCCCATTTCATCACAGACGCGTTTTACTCCGGCCAGCACCAGCGAAGTGCCGCTCGGCTGATCCGGCATGACCACCGAGGCAATGAGCAAATGCACGACCGTGTCGTTCACCTGGGATATCTTCAACCCCGCCGAGATGGTGCCGTCGGTGAATTCAACGGTCCGCATGGCCGGATTCCGCCGCGTAATGCGCAAGCCGGGCGCCTTTTCAATGGATTTGAGCGCAACTTCATAGACCTTGTCCGCATTGCCTTCAAGCACCACCGTCGCCACGTCGTAACCGGGTTGATCTTTCGTTTCGGACTGGGTTAACTGTTCTATCCTGCCCAGGGCCTTGCGGGCCACGAAGACCCACTGCGCGTTGGCCTCAAAAACCCCGGCCAGCAGGACGGCCGCGATGATAATCACCGTGTTTTTTTTGTAATGCATCTTTTCCCCTTTCTTATGACTCTCCCGGCTGATTCCGTATATTAAATCAAGCGATAGATTATCCGGAATGGTTGCCTTGTCAAAAAAAAAATAATGGGAACAAAG comes from the Kiritimatiellia bacterium genome and includes:
- the hflK gene encoding FtsH protease activity modulator HflK — its product is MEWEKTYTPDEIIDGGRRKLKASMKYLPWIIAGIVILIGLGGIIYSVGPDEAGVRQRFGKYIGLASPGLHVKLPFGIDRVTPIKVEKVFKEEFGLRMQDPGARSRHYGKEANGQSLMLTGDLNILDVRWIVQFKIKDPVKLLFATRNPINNIRDISEVVMRRLTGDFSVDEVLTVKREEIDYLSQQELQKILNVYDAGIQIITVKLMDVNPAEPVKPAFNEVNEAKQEKEKMINQAWEKYNKIIPRARGEAEKVIHEAAGYAFDRINRAKGDSERFLAALVEYKKAPEITRQRLYLETMADILPRVKEKYIIDSDQTSILPFLDVGKKGNGGKQGGGEQ